One Candidatus Chazhemtobacterium aquaticus genomic window, TATCTAGCCACAGACCCAAATACTACTGCTTTTAAAGAGACTACTTCAGACCAAGCTGAATATACCTTAATTGGCTTCTATCAAACCATCGAGTCACTTCCAACCATCGCACCGTCAAGTACTACCACCCCCATCACCATCGTTCTAAACAATTATGGGCAGATTCAACAACTGGAAGTTATATCAATCATCAATCAACATCAAAAAATATCTGGCAATATATCACTCCTCTCTTTTGAAGAACTTATGCAAATAGCACCCCAACAAGCTATTAAAATATCCTCCGACAAAATAGACACAGAAACCAATCTAACCAAAGATAAAGATCAAACACTTACAGTTAACCAATTAGACCTAGTCTATCTATCCATCTCTAATGACGACATTCTCCAACCTGTTTTCCGTCTCACTGGTACACTTTCCACTTCCACCACATCCTTCCCGGCTGTCTTTATCGTTCCTGCTTTCGCCAACTCAACAAATCCTCAAAACTAATATCAACTCTGTACTCTCACTGGCATAATAATATGGACCCATTCTTCACCCTCTTCTCGAAAAACTCCTGGTTTCAATGATCCCTCGCTTTCAATTATTACCTTATTCGCTCTCACCACTCCTAAATACTCAAGCAAATACCGACTGTTAAATGCCATCTCTACCTCCTCACCCTCAGTCTCAACATCTATACCAGTCTCACTACTTCCCAACTGCGGACTGTTAGCACTCACCTTTAGCTGATTATCACCCATCTTCACCTTCACAATATTTGCACTCTCCCTAGCGAATATAGATGCCCTTTTAACCGCCTCTGTTAGCTCTTCCCGACTTACCAACACTCGAGTCGAATAACTCTCCGGCATTATCTGTTCAAAGGGCGGAAAATCGCCAGCAAGCAACCGGCTCACTATCTCAATCTCACCAATCTTAAAAATTACCTGTTGTTTATTAATCTCAAACTTAATCAACACTGTTTTAACTTCCTGTTTATCTACTATTCTTACCAACTCCAACAATGCTCTTGCTGGCAAAATCAGCTTACTCAAGCCCTCCTTTTCAACCGATAATCTTAAACCTCCAATCCCCAGTCTGTATCCATCAGTCGCCACCAATCGAATTCTATCCTTCTCAAACTTCCACAACACTCCCATTAACACCGGACGCGCATCGTCTTTAGCAACAGCCACACCAACTCGCTCTATTTCCTCAACCAACTCTTCTACTCCAATTTCAATATCACATTTACCTGAAAAACTCGGAATCGAAGGATACTCTCCCGAAGCCATACCTGCCACCATAGACCTAATTCCATTAGTCTCTATCACCAAACTATCTTTATCAACTTCTAAATCAACCGGACCAGCTGGTAATGTCCCCACCAGCTCACTCAACACCCTTCCTGAAACACTCACTTCACCTTCCTCTCTAACCTTTGCCCCTACTTTAATCCGAAAACTAATCTCTAAATCAGTACTTAAAATCTCAACTCCACCAGCCGTTGATCTGATCAATACATTTGCCAACACTGGCAATTGAGGTCTACTCGCCACTCCTCTACCAACCACAGCAAGCGCATTACTTAAGCGTTCATTCAAAATCGTTACTTTCATCTTTCTATTCTTCTTTCTTATTAATTAAATTAGTAGCAGTCATAATAGGTACTGTGGATATGTTAATTTCGTGCTAAATATATGCCTCGCAATATTGTTGTTATTTAATAATCATCGGCTAAACCAACCATTTCTCTAAATCAACCCTTTGCTCAACGCTCACCTTTTCGGGTTTTTGTCTCCGCATATCAACTAGCATTCTGTGGATAATTTTGCGAAAAACTTATTTTCCCAAGTGTATAACATTTTTCTATCAACTTGAGTTTCTCACAATCACAGTGTTTTTTCACCAAGTCCATAACAGTTTTCCCCAATCTAGCCTCAATTTGAACCATAGATTTCTTGTTTCATTCTAATTACCTGTTCTCTAACCTCCTGATTGATACCAATCTCTCTCTCCATTTTCTCTACCGCGTGCATTACTGTCGTATGATCCCTTCCTCCCATTAACTGAGCCACGTTCTGAAGTGTTAAACCCATCTCTTCTCTGAGTAAATACATGGCAATATGTCTTGCTCGTACCAGTTCCGCTCTCCTGCTTTTACCCACAATCTCCTTGTTTTTACACTCAAACTGCTTAGCCACCAAACTTATTAGCTGCTGAGGCCTTAATTTCTTAACCTCCCTTTTCGCACTTACTCCAATCTCCTTCTCCACCAAATCCTTAGTTAAATAACCATTGCCAAGAGTAGCCGCATTTACCAGTCTAGTTAAAATCCCCTCCAACTCTCTTGCGTTAGTGTTTACACTACTTGCGATTAACTCCAATGCTTCATTATCTGCATCCGTTTTTAGTTCACTACACTTCTGTTTTAATATAGCCAGCCGCATTTCATAATCCGGTAATCCAATATCAACTGTCAGTCCGCCCAAGAATCTAGAAATCAATCTTTGCTCCACTTGTTCAATATCCTGAGGCCTACGGTCAGACGTCAGGATAATTTGCTTACCCTTCATATACAACTCGTTGAAGGTGTGAAAAAACTCCTCCTGAGTACTCTCCTTTCCTGCGATAAACTGAACGTCGTCAATTAACAACACATCAACATTCCTATATTTTTTCTTAAAACTATCAACACTCTTGCTTCTAATTGTCGCAATCAGCTCATTAGTAAACTGCTCACTAGTTACTGCTCTCACCTTCATCCCCTTGGCTAACAACATCCTTCCCACGGCGTGCATTAAGTGTGTTTTTCCTACCCCTACTCCACCCCACAAAAACAAGGGATTGTGTTTTACTCCCGGACTGTCCGTCACTCCTTTGGCTGCCGCGTAAGCCAAGTTATTCGACCCTCCAACCACAAAGTTTTCAAAACTAAATCTAGGGTTAAGCCCCACCTCAATCAGTTGTTGAGAATCAAACTCACTTTCCTTATCCTCGCTAAACAAGTCATTAGCCTCTTCATTTTCTGGCTCCACACTTTCGATTCTTTGTTTTACAACCAATCCAATCTCACACCTTTTACCTACTTGTCGTTCCAGTATTTGTTTAATTTGTCCATAATATCTTTCATCAATCGTTCGCAAGTGAAATCCTGACGGACACGCCAGCTCTATCAACCACCTCTCCGCATCTATTTCATTTATAGAATCAATAAAACACGGCTTAACCCAGGATGAAAAAGCAGCTGGAGATATGCTCACCTCAAGCTCTCCTAATACATTTTTCCAAATCTCGTTACTGTCCAGATTATCGATCATTTTCATCGCTACTCTATCCAAGTTTTCCACAACTGCCAACCCCGAATATTCCCAAATAAAAACTTTGATTTCTTTGATCCACCCTCATCAAAACCCAGAATCCGAACATCACATAATCTTATCCACATTGCTTTCACACAAGCTCAATGAACAACTTATTGAACAATACTCTTAACTCAGGCATAAAAGGCCTCACAATCTTTCTTTAAGGCTGTCCACGTGTTAAAATCACTTCATGCCAAAAAGAACCTATCAACCCAAGAAAACTAAAAGAGCACGCACTCACGGCTTTCTGCATCGACAAGCTAAACATACCAAAGTCATAAAACAGCGTCGACTTAAAAAACGCCGCCAGCTTTCTGCATAAACAAAACACCCCCATCTTTAGGATAAGATAGACCTATGCTTCCCCGCCATCATCGCCTTCCTCTTCGCTTTTTTCGCCATCAGCTTCAAAAAAGTGGCCGCTCAATCTCCACCCTCGACCTGACACTGTATTACGGTTCTCGGGAATCACCCGAGTCACCATCTCGACTAGCCATAATCATCTCTAAAAAACTAATCCCCTCAGCAGTCAAAAGGAATCTCTTTCGTCGCCAGCTTCAGCATCATCTTCACTCTCTATTACCCACCATTCCGGTCGGATATGATTTTCTCATCTTACCCAAACCTTCATCACTCCACCTCAACTTTGACCAACAAAGAGAGTCCCTAGAAAAACTTTTTTCAAAAATTAACACAGATTAATCAAAACACCGAACATGATAATCTCTATTTATCAGCGTTATGTCTCACCAGTCCTTCACGGTTTAATCTCCTTGGTTTTTGGTTCTCCCGCTGGTTGCCGCTTTTACCCGACTTGTTCTGAATATAGTCATCAAGCTATCCGCAAATATGGTATTATTCGAGGCAGTGTTTTAAGTCTTAAACGCTTACTCCGCTGTCACCCTTTATCATCCGGAGGTTATGATCCTGTTGTTTAATATATCTCATGCTTTCATTTCTCACTGACCCCATTGTCCACCTACTAATCTTTCTTTACGGCAACCTAGGCCAGAGTCTGGGTCTCGCCATCATAGTTCTTACCCTCTTGGTCCGAACTGCCCTTCTTCCCATCTCGCTACCCGCACTTAAATCAGCTCGAAAAATGCAGGAGCTTAAGCCTCAACTTGACAAACTTAAGAAAAAACATAAAGACAAGACCAAACTCCAACAGGCTCAACTTGAGCTCTATCGTCACCATGGCATCAATCCCCTAAGCGGCTGCCTACCCCAACTTGTTCAAATCGTTGTTCTTATTGCACTTTATCAAGCTTTTATCGGTTTTATCACCAGTGGCCAATTCAACGGTTCAGCCCTTCACACCTCTTTTCTCTGGCTTGACCTTTCTCAGTCTGATCCTTATTACATATTGCCAATTCTAGCCGGTGGGACTCAACTACTTTATTCACTTGCCATGCAAACCGGCTTAGAATCCCACCTCAAAGCTCCTAAACAAAAATCACCTCGTCAAAAGGAAGAAGACTCACTTGAAATGGCTCAGTCCATTCAACAACAAATGATCTATCTTATGCCTCTTATGACCCTCATTATCGCCACTCGTTTTCCTTCTGGACTTGCTCTCTACTGGGTTGTTACCACCATTTATTCATTCGTCCAACAACTCATTATTTCCGGACCTGGTGGACTTACTCACTACAAGAACTTAATACTTGCTAGGTTTAATTTTCGCTAATCATCGGTTATAATCCGCCTTGGTCAATTACTAACACAACATATCATGGACTCACAACAACAAACAAAGATTACCGATATCATCAACAACGTCTTCTCGTTGCTGGGCATTCCAGTAGATCAATTTGAACTTGACTTTAATAAAGACTCTCTTGTTGTTCAAATCAATTTACCAGCCGAGGAGTCAGGTGTTTTTATTGGTCATCAAGGTGAAACTCTATCTTCTCTTCAATTAATACTTTCCTTAATCGTTAGTCAGCGACTAAATCAATGGTATCGAATTAAAGTCAATGTCGGCGATTATCAACAACGCCGAGAGCAACAGCTTATTGTCAAAGCCGATCAAGCAGCTCAAAGAGCAGTTGAAAACGGACAGGAAATTATCATCCCTGGTCTCAACTCTTATGAGCGCCATCTTATTCACGACCATCTCAGTCATAACTCTCAGGTTGCCACCGAATCTCGAGGAGAAGAACCCAACCGACAACTCTTTGTCTCACCCAAAAACAGCTAAGACTCGTATACTGTCCATATGCTTCGGACGGTCTTGACTCTCATCACTTTTCTGCTCCCTACTCAGCTAGGGCTTCATCTCTGGCCGTCATGGTCTTTCCTCCATGGTTTATCCATAGACTATCTCTCTATCACTGTTTATTTCACTGATCTACTCCTACTCACTCTTCTATTCATTCACCCACCACGCTTTCTGTTTAACAAATCGGTAAAAATTGTGGTTTCCACGATTCTCCTCTCCTCGTTCCTCGGACTGCAACCTCTCAACTCACTTGTCCTTCTTTTTCGCATCCTACTTCTTTTAAATTTTTCTCTTGCAGTATCGACCCAAAACAAGTCAACTCTATCCTCACTCCTTACCTCTATCTCGGTCTCAACAATCCTAGTCTCCTTACTTGCCATTTTCCAGTTTATATCCCAATCGTCACTTGATGGCCCCTTTTATTGGTTGGGTGAGAGACACTACTCTCTCACCACACCAGATATCGCCAAAACCATTCTACCCTTTACCGGCCAACAAATTTTAAGATCATACTCAATGTTTTCTCACCCAAACTCACTTGCTGGATATCTAGTTGTTGTATCCCTTTTGATTATTATCCTTAAAAGAAAACTTAATCTCAAAAACGTCTTAATCCAAATAACACTATTACTCAGTTTTCTCGCACTTCTTACCACATTTTCAAGATCAGCTATATTTGCGCTTATCGCATCCGTAATATCACTATTTTTTTCTGTTTCATACTCACCCTTCCTAATCATTCTGATTCCCCTACTTCTCACTCTTATCTTCACAGTTCCACTATCACTTGGATCTCAAGTCAGCGTTACCACACGTCAACTTCTCAACTTCTATGCACTCAAAGCGACTTGGTCACATCTCTTTTTTGGCTTAGGTCTTAACAACTTCACCATATATTTAAGCCAAATTACTCCTCCTCTAAATCACTATCTACTTCAGCCGGTTCATAATATATACCTTCTTCTTTTATCTGAACTAGGTTTTGTCCCAATAATTACCCTTCTCTCCATCAGACCACAACGAAAAATAAACACACTTTTTCTTCCCGTCATTCTTGCCATTCTCATTACTGGATCTCTAGACCACTACTGGCTTACTCTACCCCAAAACCGCTTGCTTATTAGTTTCTTTGTTGGATTATTATTCAACTCGAACCTCTCCAGACACTCCAGCTGATACAATACCACCATGTCAACCCTAACAATTCATACCGATGGCGGATCTCGCGGCAACCCAGGACCGGCTGCTTGTGCTGCAGTTTTTCTCAACCCTGACCGAGAGGTTGTCTACTCCACCAGTCGCTATCTAGGCCATACAACCAATAACGAAGCTGAATATCGTGGCGTTATTCTTGCTCTCGAAACTATTCTTGCCGACCTCAATAAGTACTCCGAGTTTTCCAGTCTTCAATTCGTGCTCGACTCCGAACTTGTGGTTTTTCAACTAACTGGTCGGTATAAAATCAAAAACACCAATCTTCAACAGCTTGCCACGACTACCCATCAACTTATCCGTCAAATCAACAAACCTACTAGCTTTACTCACGTCAAACGTCACCTCAATACTCTTCCAGACGAACTCCTTAATCAAGAACTCGATCGACACTAAGCCTTTCATTCTCTAGGATTTGTATAACTCATCATCCTTGTGGATAAAGAGATATCTATTTGTACCTAGGTTTTCATGTGGAAGCGTAAGAACAAAAGCACGGCATATATACGCACAATCAACAGCTAACAACAAGGCTAAACACTAACACAAAAAACGTACATACGAAATAATCAAGATCTCTAACTACTTATATAAGCCTAATAAACACGAATTGCCGCCACTCATCCAACCCGGTATGCTAATAACAGACCCAAACCGCCATGAAAGACCTGCCCATCATTGAACAACAATCTCAAAAACCAAAAGCAGCTATTCTTAGCCACACATCACTTCTAGCAGGAGAACTTTCTAATGCCCTACAAACACTACAAATTGAAGCTCAGCTCATCTTTCTTCCTTCCGCACTTGGAGATGTTTCTCGATCTTCATTAACACATCAACACACAAGAGTCAGCTCTATCACCCAGGCTAAAACACAAGGTATCGATTATCTCTTTTACCTCTATCCCTCTCTTGGTGCCATTAGTCCACACGAATACGAACGCTTCTTCTATAACACCCCACCCCAATCCAAAATAATAATCATTGACAACTTTCGTAATCAAGCCAAGACAGACCAGCTCATCACCTATCTCCGCAACCACAACTTTAGAGTTGCCTTGTTAACCGATGTATTTGGACCACTTACCACGCCTCAGTACACCAACCCAGCTCTCTCACATATTTCCCACGCACTAAACCATCAATCCCTCGAGCTTATGGATACAGGACAGACACCTTTGTATCCTACATACAGCCAGGATGTCGTCAAGGGAATTATCAAAGCAATTTTTTCTGGTAATACCCAGTCACAGTCTTACCTCCTCTCCACCCTTGAACCCATATCTGAACTAAGCTTCTCCCAACACCTCAAAACACACTCCGCAGAGATTCTTGACCACACTCCACCCATTGAGTATATTTCCCCAGCTCCCAACCCTCCAGTTTTACCTGATCCTAACCAAATAATTGCCACTCAAGCCCAATTAAACTGGTCCCCAGACACAGACCTTGACATTGCTATTAGCGAAACACTCGCCATTAGTCATGAAGTTTATTCACCTCCAATCAACGAGAGTTTAACTCAGGAAACTCGACCACCATTATCACCAACACCAAACCAAAGCGTTCAGTCAGATCAAGTTAATGACATTCCACCAAAACCATCTTTGACTAAATCTCCAAACTATTTTGATTTAGCCAAGAAGCCTAAGACGAAAAAAAGAAAAAAAGCCCTCTTGCTCTTTCTTTCTGTCGTGTTTATTGTTTTTCTCCTACCTCTAATATCTCTCTACATCACAATTACCCAGGGGATTAGTCAGTTTAGCCAGTCCTACGCGTATCTCGAGCAGGGGAGATATCAGCAATCTCAAACAGCCGCACAAAAATCAAAATCATCATTCATTCGTGCACGAGTCACCTTAGGAATCACAAAAAAGCTCATACCTCTTTTTCCAAAAACTAAATACGACAAATATGACCAACAACTCGATATTGCCGTAAGACTTAGCGATATTCTAAGTCTAACCTCAACCACTCTCGTCAAGGCTGACCAACTTTACTCCATCATAACCAATACTAATACCGGAAACTTTCACTCAGCTAACTCCGACCTCAAGGTTAGCCTAGACTCGCTCTATCAACATCTCTCATTAGTCCAAGCGAGTGTTGATCAGGTTGACTTTAACTCAAATCTATTTGCTTATGACAAACTAAAAACCGCCAAGGACAATCTACCAGAAATGAGAAAAACAACTGAACAGGCCTTAAAACTAGTATCCATTCTTCCTGATCTAATCGCCCAGGAACAACCACAAACACACCTTCTTTTACTCCAGAATAATCTAGAACTTCGTCCTGCTGGAGGCTTAGTGGCGGTTGCTGGTTTACTTACATTCACCAATGGGCGATTGACCAACTTTCAAACCTATAACGTGCCAACCCTCGACAGCCAACTTGACGGTATTGTTACACCACCTCCCGATATTGCCACCTATCTGGGGGAGGATCGATGGTTTCTACGAGACTCAAACTGGTCTGCTCACTTTCCTTCATCTGCTCTCCAAGCTCAATGGTTTGTCGACAAAATGCTTAACCGGCCCACCAATGGGGTAATTGCCGTAGATTTATATGCACTTCAAGAGCTTATCAAAGCCACTGGACCAGTTCTTATTCCAGAACAAACCAATCCGATAACGTCAGACAATCTGTTGGAAAACATTCAGTTTGGCAATCAAGACAACGAATCCGACTCTCAACAAACTCAACTTCTGCTTTCCCTCGCCAATTCAATCATCTCTAAACTCCAAGAAAAACAAATACACCTAATAACTCTATCCACCGTCTTAACCAAATCACTATCCGAAAACCATCTTCTTATCTACTCAGATCAACCGTCCATCCAATCCATGCTATCAACCTACAACTGGGATGGATCAATTAATAATCCGTCATGTCCATCACGCTTCAATCAACAGAACTGTACCACCCAGACATTTTCTCTCATAGAAGCCAATGTTGGCATCAATCAAAGCAACTACTATCTCGATCGTCGCTTTAACCACCAAGTTAACATTGGCCAGCAAGGACAAATTGACCATACCATCACCATAGATTACACCAATAACTCACCCAACAACTCCTGGCCTGGTGGAAAATACAAGACCTTCACCAGAATCTACACACCACTCCATTCTCAGTTAATATCAACCAATTTTGCCGGACAAGAAATTCAACCAGTTAGAATTACTCCCAATCTCGAACTCGGTCTGCAAGAAATTGCCTATATCTACGAGATATCCCCTCAAACAGAATCATCACTCATCATCTCGCTCCGCTCGTCCCAAATTTTTAATCTTACTCAACTTCCAGGCACACTTGCTGTCAACTGGGAAAAACAACCGGGCACAAACAAGGATCCTGTAAGCGTCACCTTCAATTACCCGCAAAACCTAACTCCTCGTCAGATATCACAACCAGCTACTACCCAAAACCAACAAACTATCTTCCACAATCAATTACTCCAAGATACTATCTTTGCTATTCAGTTCTAGGCACCCAAGCTTGCTGTCAAGCTCAAACAATGTTAAACTACTGACCCAGTCACGGATTAAAAAGTTAAATATTGCATTCAGACAAATAATTTAAAAACAACCATGTCCACCACCAAAGCAAACACCAAATCTACGACCAAAAAACAGATTGATCTCTCAGTTGAACCACGAACCCTATCTGGACGTAAGGTAAAAAATTTACGCAGACAAGGGATACTACCCGCCAATATTTTTGGTAATAAAATTACCTCGACATCGATCCAACTAGATCTCAAAGATTTCCAAAAAACATATGAACAAGCCGGTGAAACGAACATTATTACCCTTTCTTTAAAAGGCGAAAGCAAAACAAGACCTGTACTGGTCAGTAACGTCCACCTCGACCCTGTCACTGATACTCCTCTTCATGTGGACTTTCATCAAATTGATCTAACCCAAAAGGTGACTGCCACTGTCCCTGTTGAATTAATCGGAACTGCTCCAGCAGAGGAAGAGAAGGGCGCTGTCATTGTTCAAATAATCAATGAGCTTGATGTTGAGGCTCTTCCAGGAGACCTTCCTGACTCCTTAGAGGTTGACCTTTCAAGTCTTAAGGAATTTGGGGACTTCCTCTCAGTTAAGGACATTAAGATTGACGCTACCAAAGTGGAGATAGACGCGGAACCTGATCAACAAGTTGTCCAAGCCCAAGAACCTAAAGAGGAAGAAGTTGAACCTACTCCCTCACCGGAAGGTGATGAGGGTACAGAGGCCAGCACTGATGGTGGTGGCGACAAACCTGACTCAGACGAGCCTCAGACGGATAAACAACCTGACTCGGGCGATAAACCTACCTCAGGCGAGCCATCCAAGTCTGAATAAATCTCAACTTTCCAAACTATCTCTCCACATCCAGCAACCATTCCATCCTACTGACTAAACTGTCATTCGGGTCAATTCTAGCCGCCTTTTCCAACGCCTCTTTTGCCAACTCACTCTCACCCAGACTCCAATAATCAATGGCCAAATTAAGTAATAAGGATCTAGACCTGGGAGCAATATCCTCATCACTCAATCTCTTCACCTCATCCAAAAGCTTCGTTTCTGGCCATATCAAGTCTTCAATCTCGCTCGATGCTCCCAAGACAGGGGAGTCCTTACTCATATATTTCTCACCCAATCGATACTCTTTCTCAGCCACTGTATAGTCAAACCTCTTTGCTGATTCACGTGCCAAATCCCAGTGGGCTAGGGTAGAGTAGGGGAACTGTCCAGTCCGGTGCTGCTCTTTTCTCAGCTCGTCATTAACTGGAAACAGGTTCAAACTAGCTATAACCATCATAACCAGGACAGGGATCAGACCTACTAGACTTTTAAATATAGGTGAGTCTACTAACCCATCAGACTTACCCACCCTCAATCGTCTGCGTTTAGCCGTAATTCTGTTTTTTATGGCCACTCTTCTTTTCACTTTTTCATCATATCATCGTACCCAGGCCACGAACTTGCGATCAGAATCCCTTCCTCCTCGTTCAGATTTTGCCAAACAAACTCAGTCACAAATGGAACAAAGGGGTGAAGTAACTTCAAAAACACTACTAATCCGTTTTTAAGCTCACCTGCTGATATAACTCCTTCTTTACCTTGTTCAATACACTTATCGCAGTACCAGTGCCAAAACTCGTTATACACCGTCTCGGCTGCCAAACCAACTTTCAAATCGTCCAGCTGCTTTTCAACCTTAGTTACTACTTTACTAAGGCGCTTCCTGAACTTTTCATCTCCCGGCGCCTGATCATTATTCTTACCAACATCACTCATCTTCACAAACCTAGCCGCATTCCAGATCTTATTTGCAAAATTACGCATTCCTCTTATCGTTTCTTCACCCACATTCTTATCAGTTCCAGGTGTCGAACTCATCACCAAAGCCATGCGTAAAGCGTCAGCACCATACTTATCGATCATGTCGATCGGGTTAAGCACATTACCCTTTGACTTACTCATCTTCACTCCTTTTTCATCTCGCACTAACCCATGCAA contains:
- a CDS encoding 50S ribosomal protein L25, which produces MSTTKANTKSTTKKQIDLSVEPRTLSGRKVKNLRRQGILPANIFGNKITSTSIQLDLKDFQKTYEQAGETNIITLSLKGESKTRPVLVSNVHLDPVTDTPLHVDFHQIDLTQKVTATVPVELIGTAPAEEEKGAVIVQIINELDVEALPGDLPDSLEVDLSSLKEFGDFLSVKDIKIDATKVEIDAEPDQQVVQAQEPKEEEVEPTPSPEGDEGTEASTDGGGDKPDSDEPQTDKQPDSGDKPTSGEPSKSE
- a CDS encoding tetratricopeptide repeat protein, coding for MKRRVAIKNRITAKRRRLRVGKSDGLVDSPIFKSLVGLIPVLVMMVIASLNLFPVNDELRKEQHRTGQFPYSTLAHWDLARESAKRFDYTVAEKEYRLGEKYMSKDSPVLGASSEIEDLIWPETKLLDEVKRLSDEDIAPRSRSLLLNLAIDYWSLGESELAKEALEKAARIDPNDSLVSRMEWLLDVER